GTTGCCGATTTTAGACGAGCGTGAGCGACTTATTATACATTATACGTTTATTGAAAATTTAAGTCAGAAAGAAACGGGAGAACGATTAGGAATCTCCCAAATGCATGTATCACGACTTCACCGAAAGGTTATTAAAAAATTACAAAATGCTATTTATTGTGATCAACTAACAAAGGAAAGGGCATCAATGAAATAAGAATTTAGCAAGCGGGAATAGAAGCTTGCAATGAGCAAGCTTTTTTTCTTTTTTAGCAGTTTGGGAATCATGTGATAAAATGGAAAAGAATACGAAGTGTTGGAGGAACGAATGTGGAAGTAACAGTAGATGTAAAAAGTGAGTTATTGAAACAAGTAGCGAAAGAGTTAAAGCTATCTAAAAAAAGCGTTCAAAGTGTTATTACTCTTTTAGAAGAAGGGAATACCATACCATTTATTGCTCGTTACCGAAAAGAAATGACCGGGGCGCTAGACGAAGTACAAATTAAATCAATCGCCGATCGCTTTCACTACTTGCTCCATTTAGAAGAGCGTAAAAATGAAGTTCTTCGTCTTATTGAAGAACAAGGAAAGCTCACTGATGAACTTCGTAAGCAAATTGAACGTGCTGGAAAGCTACAGGAAGTTGAAGATTTATACCGACCGTTTAAGCAAAAACGGCGGACAAAAGCAACAATCGCGAAAGAAAAAGGATTGGAACCATTTGCTCAATGGATGATGACGTTTTCGACCAATGAAGATATTCACGAAAAAGCAATGCTCTTTTTGAATGAAGAAAAAGAATTGGTTTCCATCGAGGATGCCATTCAAGGGGCGCAAGATATTATTGCGGAATGGATTTCCGATGATGCATCCGTTCGGCAATGGATTCGGGATCATACGTATCGCCATGGTACCATTCATTCTACGGTGAAAAATGAAGAAATCGATGAGAAAAAAGTGTACGAAATGTATTACGACTATGAAGAACCAGTGGCAAAAATTGTGCCACATCGGATTTTGGCATTAAATCGTGGTGAAAAAGAAGACGTGTTAAAAGTTTCGATTCATCCTAATACCGAGGCTATTATCCATGAATTACAACAGCGCTTTGTTAAAAATAATCAATCATCAGCTACACCTTATGTGCAAGAAGCGATTGTTGATGGATATAAACGGTTAATTCAGCCATCCATCGACCGCGACATCCGTAATGAGTTAACCGAGAAAGCGGAAGATCAAGCCATCCACATTTTCGCGGAGAACTTGAAAAAATTATTACTTCAACCACCGATTAAAGGAAATATTGTATTAGGAATTGACCCAGCTTATCGAACAGGGTGTAAATTAGCCGTTGTGGATGAAACAGGAAAATTGTTACATATTGATGTTATTTATCCGCATCCACCAAAAGCAAAAGTCGAAGAAGCGGTCGAAAAATTACAACACGTGATTAAATCTTATCAAGTGAAAGTAGTCTCTATCGGAAACGGAACCGCTTCTCGAGAAACCGAGCAATTTGTTGCAGATGTATTAAAGCAAATCGGGGATGATATTTATTATTTAATTGTCAACGAAGCAGGGGCCAGTGTGTACTCAGCTTCTGAATTAGCCCGGGAAGAATTCCCGACTTTACAGGTAGAAGAAAGAAGTGCGGTGTCAATTGCTCGCCGTCTACAAGATCCGCTAGCGGAATTAGTAAAAATTGATCCAAAATCGGTTGGGGTAGGTCAATATCAGCATGATGTCTCACAAAAAAAATTATCTGAATCCCTAACGTTCGTTGTCGAGACTGTCGTTAACCAAGTAGGAGTCAATGTTAATACCGCCTCTCCATCTCTATTACAATACGTCGCAGGTTTATCCAAATCAGTAGCTAACAATATTGTGAAGCATCGAGAAGAAAACGGGAAATTTACGAATCGTAATCAACTGAAAACAATCCCACGGTTAGGGGCAAAAACATTTGAACAATGTATTGGCTTTTTACGCATCATTGATGGTGAGGAGCCGTTGGACCGAACACCGATTCACCCTGAAAATTATGAAGTGGTA
The sequence above is a segment of the Bacillus sp. (in: firmicutes) genome. Coding sequences within it:
- a CDS encoding RNA-binding transcriptional accessory protein: MEVTVDVKSELLKQVAKELKLSKKSVQSVITLLEEGNTIPFIARYRKEMTGALDEVQIKSIADRFHYLLHLEERKNEVLRLIEEQGKLTDELRKQIERAGKLQEVEDLYRPFKQKRRTKATIAKEKGLEPFAQWMMTFSTNEDIHEKAMLFLNEEKELVSIEDAIQGAQDIIAEWISDDASVRQWIRDHTYRHGTIHSTVKNEEIDEKKVYEMYYDYEEPVAKIVPHRILALNRGEKEDVLKVSIHPNTEAIIHELQQRFVKNNQSSATPYVQEAIVDGYKRLIQPSIDRDIRNELTEKAEDQAIHIFAENLKKLLLQPPIKGNIVLGIDPAYRTGCKLAVVDETGKLLHIDVIYPHPPKAKVEEAVEKLQHVIKSYQVKVVSIGNGTASRETEQFVADVLKQIGDDIYYLIVNEAGASVYSASELAREEFPTLQVEERSAVSIARRLQDPLAELVKIDPKSVGVGQYQHDVSQKKLSESLTFVVETVVNQVGVNVNTASPSLLQYVAGLSKSVANNIVKHREENGKFTNRNQLKTIPRLGAKTFEQCIGFLRIIDGEEPLDRTPIHPENYEVVRKLLTKLDCTTADLGSEKLQHALSSYSLEQLADELELGIHTVKDIVEALLKPERDPRDELPKPLLKKDVLTLDDLTVGMELQGTVRNVVDFGAFVDVGLKNDGLVHISKLKKGFVKHPLDVVSVGDVVTVWVLDVDKQKERVALTMLPPNEQ